ACCGCCGGTGGCGGCACGGCGCCGAGGTTGTGGTGAGACGTCGTTTTCAGAGCCATCATTGCTCCTTTACTACGGGACTTTTTTGAACGAGGACTGTTTTGGGCGAAACCATGGGGGGGTTTAAAATCTGGAAAAGCGCGTGTGGTTCACTGCGGTTGTTTGGACAAGGCCTATTGAAAAGTAATGCGTGTGAAATGCACGTGCGCGTGTAAATGGAGTTGAGGCCTACGTCATTCAGATTCCATGACTCGCCTTGAAGCGATCCTCCTGCGCAAAGTTAAGACCGAAATAACATCTTCTTCACTGCTGGAACGAAAGGtttcgaatatatatatattagcgAAAATTAAATTCTACCTTCTGACaagtttttatataatattttttggtAAAATCTGTGATTTACtttaatttactatttaaatataggagccgttacaaatacatgattaaattgtttggatttttttttttttttttttttttttttttttttttttttttttttttttttttttttttttNNNNNNNNNNNNNNNNNNNNNNNNNNNNNNNNNNNNNNNNNNNNNNNNNNNNNNNNNNNNNNNNNNNNNNNNNNNNNNNNNNNNNNNNNNNNNNNNNNNNNNNNNNNNNNNNNNNNNNNNNNNNNNNNNNNNNNNNNNNNNNNNNNNNNNNNNNNNNNNNNNNNNNNNNNNNNNNNNNNNNNNNNNNNNNNNNNNNNNNNNNNNNNNNNNNtttttttttttttttttttttcttcagagATAAACAACAGCGGCTAGCGTAAAGCATATCTTAGATGTCACGCACTCTTTTTGTTAATCTTTAAtgtcataaaaataaataaatattattttaatttctttaatataatttaatttatcaggtgtgttttttttttaattgaaaatagtattattgttttttagttGAATAAAAGATCACTCCAATCAaatattgttggatgatgaaagtccaaaatctattaatttagggaatgatcataaatttataatcaaagaatactctatCCGTGAGAGTCGTGTGGACAGTCGaaggtatcagagtcatgctttAAACTTAAGTAGacattgattttctttcattttctttatttgtaaaACAAAGGAGGACAAAGTAGTAAtaacattatttcttttaaattatttaaaattttagtaggGGTTCATCTCTATCAGTTGCAGTGTAGGACTGAAACTTTTGTTGGTTTTAATGGCCAGAGATTTGGACGATTCGGGCGATCGGCTTCTTGAAATGGTGTTTGGGCACTGTAACTATTAGTATTCCGTTATTCATTTCCGCTTTCACCTTATCCACGTCGGCGCTCTCCGGTAGAACAACACGCCGGTAGAATCTTCCGCTGCTTCGTTCCACACGGCGCCAAATGTCGCTTATCTCTTCTTTCTCAGCCCTAATTTCAGTGCTGATACAGAGGCCTCCATTGTCTTCAATCTCCAGTTTGACTTCGTGCTTTTTCACTCCGGGAAGCTCTAGCCTCAACACGTGCGCATCGGCAGTCTCCTTGAAATCAATCTGAGCGTTCATGGCGGAGGAATTAGAAGCCATGGAAGTACGGAAGGGACCAGCGAGGGCGTCTTTCTCGTGGAATTGATCGTAAGAATTGCGATCCTTGATGTAGTAGCGTTCTTTCTGTTCCTCGGGGAATTTGTCGAACGAGCGTCGATCCTCGACGTAGTAGCGCCCTTTCCAATCCTCAGGGGACTTGCCGCCTGAGGGGCGATCCTCAACGTAGTAGCGTTCCTTGCGATCAGTAGGGAAGAAGTTGTTGAAACGAATCGACATTTTCTGATCAAATCTTGAGTATAGGAGGAAATTTGTAGTGGAAACACTTACTGATTTGCTTCCAGGTGAAATTCGGATTAGGAGTTGAATTTAtaggtggaggaggaggatgatTACAGGAAATTAGGTAAGGATTTCTGGAACGGAACTGATTCAATTGTTGGTGGAAGTCGCAATAACCTGGATTATTCTgtgaatttttccttttaaatgtGACTCGATCAAGTCAATTCCTGAATCTGTTCTCTCATATTGTTCCGAAGGTGACTTGCAGGACTCCATTTCAGCGTTGATCTCTTGTAATGGATTCCAGATATGTTGGTAGAGAATTTCGCCAATGGCGCCGAATCGGAAGAACATTTGACGCAATGAAATTCTGATTTGTTCGAtcatttctgttttttttgttgagcTCTGCTTCAACTTCAGAATTAAAGATGATTCAGGTTCTTAAATTCATATGGGCCTGGCCATATATTTTCGTGGGCCGATGGGCTGTGAATCTTCTAGGTTTATGTCACGGCCCATTTTCCTGAATTTCGTGCCTAGTTTACCCTTAaatctctaatttttaatttttttttatgtaaatttcaattaattaaattaatgacaTTCACTAATTTTTCATCAATTAATAAGAATTAATTACAAATCTTTATGGCCTAATTAACTACAGCTAAGAACTTAATTGAGaattaaaatctaattaaacCAACCAAACAGTTTCAGAATTTAAAAGTCAAACTATtgctaaaataaatatttttggaataaaagaaaaaagttgaaaagcatttttttttttttatataattcataaataaatggcatatatttcaaaatttgtacCAAAAAGGGCAAAGAGTGAGTGTGAAAGTGCAAAAAATAGGGAGAATAAATCGAACTGGCAAAGGACAAAGAAGGAAATAGTGAAAGATTCTCGCGAAAGGAGGgaaatacatttaaaatttctcaataattttatattttttaatttgacaaTAATGTCAAATTTGGAGCGTATTAACCGAAATCCATGctctttattaattaattcaatcaattattaaaaaaaaaacgtatttatttaattactatATGAACAGctttttttaacatataaataaataaaatttataaaagattattacataattaaatttaagataagagattgaaaaagtaGTGGGGAGGGGAGGAAGGaataaactttaataattaaaagagatTTTGTTGCTTAAAGAGCGGTATTGAAAGACAAGTGCTCGGCCGTTTGACCACTTTTTTCCCTCTTGTTCTTACTAAGGcctttggattctttttaattaattatttatttatttttagaaaacgtTCTTAATTAAATTGCATGCTAATTATATCTCAGTGGGAAAGTTTAAgatcataattataattataatttaattataaaataaataaattaaataaaaaaaaaagaagaagaaaagaacaaatgtTTAGTCCACAAAGCAGAGAGCTGCTGACGTCACCAGTAGGGCCCATTGGGCTTAGGGATTCGTGATAAAGAAATAAGTCGTGTAGTGGGTCCCACTAATCGCTGAATGAGTGTGACCGGCGATAGTGGGTGAACTTGTAGCCTAGCAGGTTTCCTTTTCCACCGTTTGATGGATGAAATAAAAGGGAAACGGTGcgttttatttctctctctctctctctttcttccattctgaaacttcttctctctcacTATCAGAGTCCAGAGATGGAGACTTTTTAATTCTGATTTtctgtatttgtttttgtctctGCAATTGCtgacttttcttcttcttcttctctcttctccgGCATCGAGCAGAGGAAACGGACGGAAACCGAGAAGAATGGTAAGTTCATTGCCGATTCAGTTTCTCtctttatctttctttcttcactgcTGCTGTAATTCCTTGCTTTGCTTAGAATCCACAGCATATTACcagatttttattctttcttttttttttttatcttctttctctgtttAACGTTCAGTCGTAATCACGCTTCGGATCTTCATCGGGATCGATGAGTTTCGCGTGATCCTATTCCATATACCTCTTATGAGCCTGCATTTTCCTGGATTTCTGTAGGTATGTTTCTTACTCTTTCTCCATGCTACATTTTGATTctgctttctttttcgttgcgatctgttttgtttggttggggaggaattGCAGGCTGAAGGAGGATTGAGAAtgttttgctttcttttagaCAAAGAAGGAAATAGTGAAAGATTCTCGCGAAAGGAGGgaaatacatttaaaatttctcaataattttatattttttaatttgacaaTAATGTCAAATTTGGAGCGTATTAACCGAAATCCATGctctttattaattaattcaatcaattattaaaaaaaaaacgtatttatttaattactatATGAACAGctttttttaacatataaataaataaaatttataaaagattattacataattaaatttaagataagagattgaaaaagtaGTGGGGAGGGGAGGAAGGaataaactttaataattaaaagagatTTTGTTGCTTAAAGAGCGGTATTGAAAGACAAGTGCTCGGCCGTTTGACCACTTTTTTCCCTCTTGTTCTTACTAAGGcctttggattctttttaattaattatttatttatttttagaaaacgtTCTTAATTAAATTGCATGCTAATTATATCTCAGTGGGAAAGTTTAAgatcataattataattataatttaattataaaataaataaattaaataaaaaaaaaagaagaagaaaagaacaaatgtTTAGTCCACAAAGCAGAGAGCTGCTGACGTCACCAGTAGGGCCCATTGGGCTTAGGGATTCGTGATAAAGAAATAAGTCGTGTAGTGGGTCCCACTAATCGCTGAATGAGTGTGACCGGCGATAGTGGGTGAACTTGTAGCCTAGCAGGTTTCCTTTTCCACCGTTTGATGGATGAAATAAAAGGGAAACGGTGcgttttatttctctctctctctctctttcttccattctgaaacttcttctctctcacTATCAGAGTCCAGAGATGGAGACTTTTTAATTCTGATTTtctgtatttgtttttgtctctGCAATTGCtgacttttcttcttcttcttctctcttctccgGCATCGAGCAGAGGAAACGGACGGAAACCGAGAAGAATGGTAAGTTCATTGCCGATTCAGTTTCTCtctttatctttctttcttcactgcTGCTGTAATTCCTTGCTTTGCTTAGAATCCACAGCATATTACcagatttttattctttcttttttttttttatcttctttctctgtttAACGTTCAGTCGTAATCACGCTTCGGATCTTCATCGGGATCGATGAGTTTCGCGTGATCCTATTCCATATACCTCTTATGAGCCTGCATTTTCCTGGATTTCTGTAGGTATGTTTCTTACTCTTTCTCCATGCTACATTTTGATTctgctttctttttcgttgcgatctgttttgtttggttggggaggaattGCAGGCTGAAGGAGGATTGAGAAtgttttgctttcttttgcGGGTTGGTTTTGGGTTGAGGTTGATTGATAATAGTGACATTCGCCATTTCTCTAGAAATAGCAATGTTTGCTCACTGACTCTGTAAATTATTTCAGGTTTTTTGTCTTTATCTGGAAGAAACTGCagtcctctctctctctctctctctctctcttctctctcttctcttttttcttttccttttcgtCATGTAGATTTTTGTTTACTTCGATTTCTGAAGCTGCTAGCCGGTGCTTGGAATCAGTAGTTTGTATAAGAGTTGGGGAAATCTTTAGATCTGTGAACTTTCCTGCTTTGACTTCAATTCATGTGctctatttttgtttaaatcttaaaagatTGCTCAATGTGGTAACAAAAGGGGTGAACTAGGGGAAAATATGACcaattttttgttggattatCTATAGGTAGATGAGAGAGTTAGGTATGCGAGGATGCTGTTtctgataaataaataaaaaaaccttGGAAACTGTGGATGTTCGCGGTAATAATCATTTTGGAATAACTAAATTTGGAACTACTAGTGCCATTTGGTTTTGCATCTGAAATTGTAAGTTAAATAAGGCACGGTTGATCATCCTGGTCTTTCTGACATCGTTTAATAATGTACTAGTTTTCAGTGCTTGCTGTAGTATGGGATCCAGCTTGGAGCTCGGAAGGAGTTCAAGCCATCGACATAGCTCAAGGATTGGGAAGGAGGTGGCCGTGTTGCCCCATTCAAAACGGTGTCCATGTCCAACAGGACAAGAGCAGTTAAAGATGAAAGGTTCTGTTCGACCACGTACCGATTTATATTTTGTGTCAACGAAGGGAACCAACATTGCTCGGGAAAAATCTTCTATGTACTGGCAGGGTAAGAGCGTCGAAGGGAGTTCAATTGGAGAAGACGAGCTTGTTAGGCATATGTCGAACTTGCCAGGTTATCTCCTTCGTGCAGAGAGAGGTGAAAATCTCCAAGGGAAGGCTTTGAATGTTGGGGTTCTAGATTGGACGCGACTCGAGAATTGGAAACACAAACAGACGCGTTGTCCAACCAAAGGTAAAGATGATGCACTGTGCAGTGGGAGTAATTTATCATTAAAACAGACGAGTGGACTGTCAACTTTCCCTCGTGTAACTCACAATGAAAGATCAGATAAATCACACTCTTCACTTCGGTCTGGTTTGATCCCATCACTTAAGGAAGAGCGTTCTCATTGTGTCACCTCTGTCCGGAATGCCAGTCGTTCCCTAGATTTTGATAGTGTTTCAAAGAGTGCAATCAAGGGGCGGCAAAGAATACAAAGGACTTGTACATCATCCTCATCGGGGGGAAATGATTCAAACATGGTGCATGAAAGAGAAAGGACAAAGCGTTCTGATCGGAAGATGAGTTCAGAAATGGTGGATTTTTCCTCTCCCATGGGACATTCAGGAGTGTCGCCTTGTCCTAAAAGTACACATATTTTGGGTGGCAAAACAAATCATAGGAAAGAGAAGCCCATTGGAACAAATATCCAGAAAAAATCAGACGAGATGGTTTTAGGAATAGGAGAGAGACCATCAAAATCGACTTTTGACACATCACCTGGATTGATGAACAATAGTATTGAGAAGCCCGTTGAGACAAATATCCAGAGAAAAGAAgcaaatgagaaaatggtttTAGGAAGAGGAGAGATGCCATCAAAATCGAGTTATGACATATCACTTGCTTCGAAGGATCATATTAATGCTGAAAATTATGGAACAAAGAAGAGGGAGGGGAAGCAATGCACAGATACTGATCTCCCTTACAATCATTTCAATTACCAGCAAGATGTCAATCCCCTACTTAAACTGAAGCCTAAGGATTTAGACGAACGATTTCTGCCCTTCAATTCCAGAACATCATTTGATGAGAACATGACAGATGTGAATTCGTGTACTTATTCAGAGATATTTTCTCCAGAGGATATTCTCTCTTCTGAATGTGGTTCAGACATTCCATACTCATGTCCGTTGCCTTCTTTAGCTGATGTTGAACCCATGAGGGGCAGAATGCAAGATTCTATGGTCTGTGATACTAGTGCAGAactttcatgttcttcatccCAAGTTCCCCCTTACTCAAATCAGAAGCCAAGTTTAAGTCCTTCTGGAggtaaaaaaacagaaaagggGTCCCCAGTTATTAAGCCTACCCATTCCGACGACCTTGTTGATACTCTTGAGAGATCGGATGATAAAACCCCTGATTCAGGAGCTAGAAAAGGTAGGCATCCTTCACCAATTCGTCGTTTGAGCTTCAGCTTAGGACGGATGGGGAGAAGTTTCAGTTTTAAGGAGAGCTCGACCGTACCACAGTTAAGTTCCACGCACACTATTCCAAAATCTGGTCCAGTGATTTCTGAAAATGCTGGTTGCTCAGACAATTCAGATAGAAAGAAGGTAAATGGACATAACAGAACTAGGTCTAGCCCTTTAAGAAGATTGATAGAGCCAATACTGAAGCATAAATCCTCAAATTCTCACCATCCTATTGAAGGAAACGTCAACTCAGTAAGCCTTTGGCCAACTGGTCTTGGCAGCACTCACCAAAAGAAGCATAATGAGTCCCCAATGCAAGCCCTCTTACAATTTACGATGAAGAATGGTTTTCCcttgtttaaattattggtGGATAACAACAGGAATATTCTTGCAGCCACTGCTAAAGATTTAACCCCGTCTGGGAAGAATGAATCAGGGCAGAACTATACATTCTACCtagttaatgaaataaaaagaaagaccGGTGGTTGGATACGACCAGGGCATAGGGATAGAAGTTATGGCTATGCCTACAATGTCATTGGGCAGATGAAAGTGAATTCTGATTGTAAATCGACTGAACACAACAAtggtaaatatatattaagagaATCTGTACTGTTTGGTGTTGAGATGAGGCCGGGAGATCGTGAATCAGCAATCATAGTGAAAAACAGAGAACTTGCAGCCATTGTTCTAAAGATTCCTACCGAAAACTCGAAACATGATGGGCGACAAAGTGGTAACGTTTTGATAGAGAGCTGCATGAAGTCTTTGTCTGAGGATGATGCTGTAATAATACTTCCGGGTGCTGTTCATGGATCACCAAGCAGCGGAGAGCCTTCGCCATTGATCAATAGGTGGAGATCTGGCGGAGTTTGTGACTGTGGTGGTTGGGACGTTGGTTGCAAACTGCGTATACTGTCCATTCCGGACAAAGTAATTACATCCAAGGTGTGTCCGATCACCAAGTGCCTCGAACTTCATGTGCAGGTAAAACTTAAGAATTGATTATGAACACTTTATTGACTTCGTCGTTTCCATCGATTAATATCCTGGCTGTCCATTTTGTTTCAGGGAGACGAAGAAGATAAACCCGTGTTCAGTATGACACCCTTGAAGGGTGGGTTCTTTGAAGTTCGTTTCGATTCATCGATCTCTATGTTACAGGCGTTCTTCATCTGTGTTGCAGTTTTAAATGGGCAGAAACCAGAAGATCCCTCAGAAGCAAGCAAGTTTGCACCCGAGGAAAAAATGATGAAGTTTCCCAATTCTAATGGAATTGACACAGTCCGTGAAAAACAGCTTGCTAGTATTAGATATGCCACAAACCCGCCTCTCTCTCCCGTTGGAAGGGTATAACTAGTCTGCTCTTTGTTACTACCAAGCAACTGAAGATTCTTCCTTTGCAGTGGAGCTGAATATTGTCCCTTCTTTACCGTTCATCCTCCATTTTGAATAGTCTGTAGTGCCTTGGACAAGCGACCAAGTAATTTTGCGCTACCATCCttgtataaagaaaataacatttgAGCATATATAGAGTGGAGATATTAGACATTGTTACACAACTTTTTTCCTTCCCTAAAGTTTAGTTTCTGAACTAATAGTCTGGATTGGTCGGtcgatttaaaattatagcaAGCGCAAGCGCAATGACAACGCGAACTGAGACATGAATCTTCTTCAAGCATTTGAATGTTTCTATATTACAAATCTATAGGTGAGGCATGGTGAATACAGATGAACCATTGACCATTAATTCTCTCAAACACGTTGGTAACAAACTGTCCCCCCCAACTGCTACCTTTCGTCTTCACCAATTCCACACATGTAACATATCCAACATCCCCTCTAGCATGAACTTCAACATCCTTGAGCTGAATCTCCAGTGGGAACTCATAATTTGCCCATACATACTCCCAACTGGTTATAACGTTGTCGTATCCCGATATCCCCCTCATGCCTGGGTGCACGCAGCAGACGCTGTCTCCTCGTGCCCAAAGAGTTTGCATTGCTGCAAGATCCCCGTTCCGAAACGATTCGTAGAACTTAGCATTGGCTGCAAATACTGAAGCTTTGCTGTCCTCTTGAAGAGCTTTCAAGGTATCTCTGATCTCTGCAGCTCTGGCGTAGTCTTCATCTGCAATGGCATTTTGCAGGTCCTGCTTCAAGGTTTCTGCATCGAGTGTAATGCTTTCACCGCTTGAGTTCTCGGCTTTCAGTTGACAAGGTCGAAATGATAGCATCCTAGTAGATAGTTTACAGGGCCCTGCGCTAGATATTACCAAAATGCTGATTTACTGACGAAATTGGAGCAAGATTCAAAGttcaattatacaaaattctttGTATATCTGTATTAGTCTATCCATTCTTATATTAGAGATACATTGCACTGGCTCGAAAATGTATAATTCATAAAAGAAACGGAAactcaaacaaattttaaacgCAGTAGATCAAAGCtcatggaaatggaaaaaattcGATGAAACTTACTGAAATTTCCAATTGTTGAACCCAAACAACGAGgaatagaaggaaaaagaaatccgCATCCTCCTGTAGATGCTTTAACCAAGCCAATATCATATTGCTTAGGGCGAGCTGAAGGAACATGATGAAACACCTCACAACTCTGTGAACAACGCACGCTCTTCCGATTGCTAATAAAGGTAACATAACCCTAGAAAATCACAACATCATCGaactatttcaaaattgaCATCCAGATCCAGATAAagcttataaaataaaaattaaacagaGAGACAATTCATTACAATGAAGAACACATATAAATCAATTACAGAAGATAAAGCTAATGCACTTGAAAATAACATCAATGATGAAAAGtagaaagagaagaacaaaataaattcatattagATCAAAGAAGCGAAGCAGTACTCACATTGCAGCACAAACTAGATGTATGGAGCGCCATGCTCGAAGGAACTTGCAGCATACAAGGTTCTTAACAGCTGAGAAACGCGAAAGAGATCAAGTTTCAGGGTCCGAGAGTCAGCAACGAAGATAAAATGAGTACAGGAGCTGTAGAGGAAGTGGAATGGATCTGGACTGGACCTTTGATGGTGCAGATGAGGGCAGTTTAGGAAacttgagaaaataaaagatgggCTCAATTTGAATAGGCCCATCAATTAGAATCTGGGCTTTCTGATATTCAATTAGCTGGGCCCAATATCATCTGGTGGGCCTTTTTCTTGGGCTCGTAACCGTCCCAATGGAGGGAAGCTACATTGATAATTGGttaaagaagaatttgaaatttgaaaataaaattttaaaagctcATATTGTTGTTTACGAAAATGACATTTATGTGCATAAAAAACATTATCACTTAATGCTACTTGCAAAATTCTAAAAAGCATGATCATTATCGcaagaaaataatagacaccgagcgatgtccataaaaaaacaatttcaaaatgatatcagagccagacaccgagcgatatGCCATGaactcttataaaaatgttatagagaaaggtttccacacttttataaaaacGTGGggcgatgtgagatctcacattttacCTCCTTTGGTGTCAGCGTCGTGTGTGTTGGCCTTGATATCACTTGTAATAACCAAAAACCtatcgttagtagatattgtccgttttgactcgttacgtattgatGTCAGTTTcagggttttaaaatgcatatgctagggagagatttacaTACtgttataataaatgtttcgttattCTCTTCGACCAATGTGGTATGTGACCCAATATCGGTTTTAATTAAATCGTGTTTTAATTGGTTtaggttttgattttgtggCTGTGATTCTTCTTCGCCCCTTGAGCTCACCTCACCCACCCTACACAATTATGGGGCTTCTGCCTACTTACCAAAAGCCACCCATTAAATGAAatctttttacattttttttttcttcacttaatatttaaattttagtatttaaaaaaaaaaaaaaattgaaaacatatttatttattaagtaaaAAGAACATGGGCCCATGATATAATCCCATCTCCACGCTGGCTGAAGCTTTCGTCATTTTCCATCCAATTTCATTAATGCGTTTAAATCTCTTGTAATTTGGATGTCATAATGAACCATGAAGCATGGTTAATTTAATGTGACATTAGGGATATCATGAAAAATTGATACTTTATTGCAAGTCAAGCAAcatatttaatcaaaatatgTTTGATAATTTGGGAAtgattcattattatttaacccCAAACTTAGGGGGATGAAGATAATAGTGTGACGTTGAATGTGCCACCAAAAGCAATTAAGTTCTCGCTTTTCTCAAAAGACAGAACTTTGTGggagaatataatatatgcttccattttgattattgatgatgataattatttaggggttttttttaagaaataaattaaagaagaattGTGGAAGTGCCCCTAAATTTGGGTTTTAAATTGGAGGGATCCCCCAGATCGTgggttatttaattttgttcagcGGAGAAATGGAAGTAGTGGAAGAGGTCAGACCCAAAACGGCAAATCTTtcatattctttgtttttgtagtAACAGAGCAGCCTTTCCCTTtaccctcttcttcttcttcttcttcttcttcttcttcttcttcttcgatcAATTTCTGAGCATCTTCCAGAGAAACAATCCCTCTGCAACACTTACAGATACTAACAATCCAAAGGGTCTCTTTCGTTTTCGATTCTCTTTTTTCCTTGTATTGTGTTGTTGGTTAATTTCTCTTTGATCGCTTCCCCTTTGGATTCTCCATTGCAATTGCGGACTGGGGTGCTTCAGTTTGAACTGGATCTTCCTTTTGAATCTGGGTTTTTCGGAGGCGGCATTTGGGTTTGATTTTGCCCCATTTTGACcgtaattttgtttgaatttgggggtctgatttgattttttgaggGATTTCTTTGTCTGGGTTGAGATTGGTTTTACGGATTGTTGGCAAGATATTAAAGTGCGCGATGTTGTTCTTCATAGTTTGGCTTTGAAGTAATATGGAAGTGGTTGTTACGCGCATTCAAGATGAATCTTTACATTGGTCGCGAAGCATCGAAGGTTGGTTGGTTGGCTTTCTTAATACAAATTTGTGAATCTCTCTACCTCTGTTCTTGCTTTCTAAATGCTATGTTCATCTTTTTCATGCGTTGTTCTTCCTGGTGAGAAGCTATGGAAAAGATTCTGCGCAGAGATTAGTACGGAGATCAGCCTTCTGATTGAGAATTGGAAGTACCTTCTTGGTGGGCTTATCTTTCAGGTATTCGTTTCCATCCATTTCTATGAATAATCTTCGTAATAAagccattttactttttattctcCTCCTTTGAAAATTGTTGTTCACCTTGTTTGTGGGCCCTCGCCCACTCATCTCCTTCCCCATGGAAAGCTTATTCGCTAAGATCAACATTAAAACAATTAGGAGGAAACCAGATCCTTTATATGGATGCGAGTTTTTGGAGATATTGGCTTGGTTTACCCACTCCTTTCCTTCTTAATTCGAATTGATTTAATGGTTTGATGTATCTACATGATTTGTTTCTCATGCAACCGAGCATTGGAACCGGTGATGTTTGAACACGTAACTTGtctcattttttaaagttgaataaAGTTTCCCATCTGATATACATCGAGTAAATCCAAAGCAGAGGTGACAActgaactttatttttcttttgcaaatacaacctttttttaatcaatgaCTGAAATATGTGGTTGCCTTTTATGCATAATTCTAATTGTTTTGTGGAACACCGAAAGTTTTATGCTATTTggtatatttctttttatgtttggAGGTAGAATTAGCTGATACTTTGTTCACCCATGTCTGCACTAGCTAACTAGTTTAAGCCGTTGTGTTGACTTTTGCTTATAGTTATGTAACGTTGCTTTTAAATCTTCTCTCATTTTACTTTCACaacccgttttctaaaacctccTTCTCAAATggggctagaggctcgagtaTATGTTGTCCAGCCGTAGGCGACACAATTGCAAACTCCGCTGCCAagaaaagtgcgattgtgacaagacCGATACGTTATTCTAATTCTAGGATCTTAATACTTTGGTCATCTCAGTGATATG
This portion of the Cucurbita pepo subsp. pepo cultivar mu-cu-16 chromosome LG08, ASM280686v2, whole genome shotgun sequence genome encodes:
- the LOC111800000 gene encoding 18.1 kDa class I heat shock protein-like is translated as MSIRFNNFFPTDRKERYYVEDRPSGGKSPEDWKGRYYVEDRRSFDKFPEEQKERYYIKDRNSYDQFHEKDALAGPFRTSMASNSSAMNAQIDFKETADAHVLRLELPGVKKHEVKLEIEDNGGLCISTEIRAEKEEISDIWRRVERSSGRFYRRVVLPESADVDKVKAEMNNGILIVTVPKHHFKKPIARIVQISGH
- the LOC111799998 gene encoding uncharacterized protein LOC111799998 isoform X2; translated protein: MSNLPGYLLRAERGENLQGKALNVGVLDWTRLENWKHKQTRCPTKGKDDALCSGSNLSLKQTSGLSTFPRVTHNERSDKSHSSLRSGLIPSLKEERSHCVTSVRNASRSLDFDSVSKSAIKGRQRIQRTCTSSSSGGNDSNMVHERERTKRSDRKMSSEMVDFSSPMGHSGVSPCPKSTHILGGKTNHRKEKPIGTNIQKKSDEMVLGIGERPSKSTFDTSPGLMNNSIEKPVETNIQRKEANEKMVLGRGEMPSKSSYDISLASKDHINAENYGTKKREGKQCTDTDLPYNHFNYQQDVNPLLKLKPKDLDERFLPFNSRTSFDENMTDVNSCTYSEIFSPEDILSSECGSDIPYSCPLPSLADVEPMRGRMQDSMVCDTSAELSCSSSQVPPYSNQKPSLSPSGGKKTEKGSPVIKPTHSDDLVDTLERSDDKTPDSGARKGRHPSPIRRLSFSLGRMGRSFSFKESSTVPQLSSTHTIPKSGPVISENAGCSDNSDRKKVNGHNRTRSSPLRRLIEPILKHKSSNSHHPIEGNVNSVSLWPTGLGSTHQKKHNESPMQALLQFTMKNGFPLFKLLVDNNRNILAATAKDLTPSGKNESGQNYTFYLVNEIKRKTGGWIRPGHRDRSYGYAYNVIGQMKVNSDCKSTEHNNGKYILRESVLFGVEMRPGDRESAIIVKNRELAAIVLKIPTENSKHDGRQSGNVLIESCMKSLSEDDAVIILPGAVHGSPSSGEPSPLINRWRSGGVCDCGGWDVGCKLRILSIPDKVITSKVCPITKCLELHVQGDEEDKPVFSMTPLKGGFFEVRFDSSISMLQAFFICVAVLNGQKPEDPSEASKFAPEEKMMKFPNSNGIDTVREKQLASIRYATNPPLSPVGRV
- the LOC111799998 gene encoding uncharacterized protein LOC111799998 isoform X1 produces the protein MGSSLELGRSSSHRHSSRIGKEVAVLPHSKRCPCPTGQEQLKMKGSVRPRTDLYFVSTKGTNIAREKSSMYWQGKSVEGSSIGEDELVRHMSNLPGYLLRAERGENLQGKALNVGVLDWTRLENWKHKQTRCPTKGKDDALCSGSNLSLKQTSGLSTFPRVTHNERSDKSHSSLRSGLIPSLKEERSHCVTSVRNASRSLDFDSVSKSAIKGRQRIQRTCTSSSSGGNDSNMVHERERTKRSDRKMSSEMVDFSSPMGHSGVSPCPKSTHILGGKTNHRKEKPIGTNIQKKSDEMVLGIGERPSKSTFDTSPGLMNNSIEKPVETNIQRKEANEKMVLGRGEMPSKSSYDISLASKDHINAENYGTKKREGKQCTDTDLPYNHFNYQQDVNPLLKLKPKDLDERFLPFNSRTSFDENMTDVNSCTYSEIFSPEDILSSECGSDIPYSCPLPSLADVEPMRGRMQDSMVCDTSAELSCSSSQVPPYSNQKPSLSPSGGKKTEKGSPVIKPTHSDDLVDTLERSDDKTPDSGARKGRHPSPIRRLSFSLGRMGRSFSFKESSTVPQLSSTHTIPKSGPVISENAGCSDNSDRKKVNGHNRTRSSPLRRLIEPILKHKSSNSHHPIEGNVNSVSLWPTGLGSTHQKKHNESPMQALLQFTMKNGFPLFKLLVDNNRNILAATAKDLTPSGKNESGQNYTFYLVNEIKRKTGGWIRPGHRDRSYGYAYNVIGQMKVNSDCKSTEHNNGKYILRESVLFGVEMRPGDRESAIIVKNRELAAIVLKIPTENSKHDGRQSGNVLIESCMKSLSEDDAVIILPGAVHGSPSSGEPSPLINRWRSGGVCDCGGWDVGCKLRILSIPDKVITSKVCPITKCLELHVQGDEEDKPVFSMTPLKGGFFEVRFDSSISMLQAFFICVAVLNGQKPEDPSEASKFAPEEKMMKFPNSNGIDTVREKQLASIRYATNPPLSPVGRV